In a genomic window of Rubrivirga sp. SAORIC476:
- a CDS encoding GreA/GreB family elongation factor produces MSRAFVKEGAPEVPVVVPPRAPLPAGVPNYVTPTGLAALRAEKAALERARADLDAEHPDASREREMLTGKLKGLIERIARSQVVDPAEVDREDVRFGATVTLRDADGTERSVRIVGVDEADAEASTVAFTSPIARALTGKRVGDTALLRTPAGDRPLVVLAVRYVP; encoded by the coding sequence ATGAGCAGAGCCTTCGTAAAGGAAGGGGCCCCGGAGGTCCCCGTCGTCGTCCCACCCCGCGCGCCGCTCCCCGCAGGCGTCCCCAACTACGTCACGCCGACCGGCCTCGCCGCGCTCCGTGCCGAGAAGGCCGCCCTGGAACGGGCCCGCGCGGACCTGGACGCCGAGCACCCCGATGCTTCGCGCGAGCGGGAGATGCTGACGGGAAAGCTGAAGGGGCTCATCGAGCGCATCGCACGCAGTCAGGTCGTGGACCCGGCCGAGGTGGACCGGGAGGACGTGCGGTTCGGTGCGACCGTCACACTCCGCGATGCCGACGGCACGGAGCGCTCCGTCCGCATCGTGGGGGTCGACGAGGCGGACGCCGAGGCGAGCACGGTGGCATTTACGTCGCCCATCGCACGGGCGCTGACGGGAAAACGCGTGGGCGACACCGCCCTGCTCCGGACGCCCGCTGGTGACCGCCCGCTCGTCGTGCTGGCGGTCCGGTACGTGCCGTGA
- the mutS gene encoding DNA mismatch repair protein MutS, with the protein MRQYWKIKDRHPGAILLFRMGDFYETFEDDAVTVADVLGITLTKRGNGAAEEIPLAGFPHHALDQHLPKLVQAGHRVAVCEQLEDPKHARTIVKRGVVEVVTPGVAFRDPLLDAKHSTFLAAVAWGEGREASTVGVAFADASTGEFFLTEAEVGRLGSLLQTVAPAEVVVDKRHVDRLRDAMRAVQGGELPFAVTKQEDWVFGLDFATETLLRHFQTHSLKGFGVDGLSVGITAAGAALYYLGETQKGRIPHVRRLQRYRSEDHIALDPATKRNLELVASMQDGRKDGSLVGVMDATLTPMGGRLLRQWLVRPLRDVGRIQQRLDAVDALFLAPRLRRSVREELRHVGDLERLCGKVCTGRATPRDLVALGTTLRRIPPIQALLDGEEAGLIGRLRERLTPCSETAAAIAAALADEPPAQLSAGGTIRPGFDAELDRLREIAGSGKQYLTELQARESERTGIPSLKVGFNKVFGYYLEVTNAHKDKAPEEWIRKQTLVNAERYITPELKEYEETILTAQDTIGQIEARLVEELREGVAEAVEPIQANAQALAALDVLAGFAEVAERNGYVRPEVDTSAVLDIVDGRHPVVERMLPAGEAFIPNSVRLGAPVGEDPDVATEAGQILLITGPNMAGKSVVLRQTALVVLLAQVGAFVPAARARVGVVDALFTRVGASDNLAAGESTFLVEMNETANILNNATARSLILLDEVGRGTSTFDGLSLAWAIVEHLHETSAVAARTLFATHYHELDALSERLARVKSFSVRVREHEGRVVFLRTLVPGGADHSYGIEVARMAGLPPSVVARAKRVLRHLEAHDVAAEVGVHGEPVGDGMPAVGRPSVSALPAGAPLPVALAVPDPIATEVLDHLDRLEPDRMTPIEALMALADLKKTAGGERGV; encoded by the coding sequence ATGCGGCAGTACTGGAAGATCAAGGACCGCCACCCCGGCGCGATCCTGCTCTTCCGCATGGGCGACTTCTACGAGACGTTCGAGGACGACGCCGTGACCGTCGCCGACGTGCTCGGCATCACGCTCACCAAGCGCGGCAACGGGGCGGCCGAGGAGATCCCGCTGGCAGGCTTCCCGCACCACGCGCTCGACCAGCACCTCCCGAAGCTGGTGCAGGCGGGCCACCGCGTCGCCGTCTGCGAGCAACTGGAGGACCCGAAGCACGCGCGCACCATCGTCAAGCGGGGCGTGGTGGAGGTGGTCACGCCAGGCGTCGCGTTCCGTGATCCGTTATTGGATGCCAAACACTCGACCTTCCTCGCCGCCGTCGCCTGGGGCGAGGGCCGCGAGGCGTCGACGGTCGGCGTGGCGTTCGCGGACGCCTCGACGGGCGAGTTCTTCCTCACCGAAGCCGAGGTGGGTCGCCTCGGGAGCCTCTTGCAGACGGTCGCCCCGGCCGAGGTGGTGGTCGATAAGCGCCACGTGGACCGCCTCCGCGACGCCATGCGGGCGGTGCAGGGAGGCGAACTGCCATTTGCGGTGACGAAGCAGGAGGACTGGGTCTTCGGGCTCGACTTCGCCACCGAGACGCTGCTCCGTCATTTCCAGACGCACAGCCTCAAAGGCTTCGGCGTCGACGGGCTCTCGGTCGGCATCACGGCGGCAGGCGCGGCGCTCTACTACCTCGGCGAGACGCAGAAGGGCCGCATCCCGCACGTCCGGCGTCTCCAGCGCTACCGCTCCGAGGACCACATCGCGCTCGACCCGGCGACGAAGCGCAACCTGGAACTAGTCGCCTCGATGCAGGACGGTCGCAAGGATGGCTCGCTGGTGGGCGTGATGGATGCCACGCTGACCCCGATGGGGGGGAGGCTGCTGCGGCAGTGGCTCGTCCGCCCCCTGCGTGACGTGGGGCGCATTCAGCAGCGGCTCGACGCCGTCGACGCGCTCTTCCTGGCTCCCCGGCTCCGCCGGTCCGTCCGCGAGGAATTGCGCCACGTCGGGGACCTGGAGCGATTGTGCGGCAAGGTCTGCACCGGCCGCGCCACGCCGCGCGACCTCGTCGCCCTTGGCACCACCCTCCGTCGCATCCCGCCCATCCAGGCGCTCCTCGATGGAGAGGAGGCCGGGCTGATCGGTCGCCTCCGCGAGCGACTCACGCCCTGCTCCGAGACGGCCGCCGCCATCGCCGCCGCTCTCGCCGACGAGCCCCCGGCCCAGCTCTCGGCCGGCGGAACCATCCGACCGGGATTCGACGCCGAGCTGGACCGTCTCCGTGAGATCGCTGGGAGTGGGAAGCAGTACCTGACCGAACTCCAGGCACGCGAGTCCGAGCGAACGGGCATCCCAAGCCTCAAGGTGGGCTTCAACAAGGTCTTCGGCTACTACCTCGAAGTCACCAACGCGCACAAGGACAAGGCGCCCGAGGAGTGGATCCGCAAGCAGACGCTGGTCAACGCCGAGCGTTACATCACGCCCGAACTAAAGGAGTACGAGGAGACCATCCTGACCGCCCAGGACACGATCGGCCAGATCGAGGCGCGGCTCGTGGAAGAGCTACGCGAAGGGGTCGCGGAGGCCGTGGAGCCGATCCAGGCCAACGCGCAGGCGCTCGCGGCGCTCGACGTGCTGGCGGGCTTCGCCGAGGTCGCCGAGCGCAACGGCTACGTCCGCCCCGAAGTCGACACGTCGGCGGTGCTCGACATCGTGGACGGGCGCCACCCGGTCGTGGAGCGGATGCTGCCCGCGGGCGAGGCGTTCATCCCCAACTCGGTCCGCCTCGGGGCACCGGTGGGCGAGGACCCCGACGTGGCCACCGAGGCGGGCCAGATCCTGCTCATCACGGGCCCCAACATGGCGGGCAAGAGCGTGGTGCTCCGGCAGACCGCGCTCGTGGTGTTGCTCGCGCAGGTCGGCGCCTTCGTCCCGGCGGCGCGCGCGCGGGTCGGCGTGGTGGACGCACTGTTCACGCGCGTCGGTGCCAGCGACAACCTCGCCGCGGGCGAGTCGACGTTCCTCGTGGAGATGAACGAGACGGCCAACATCCTCAACAATGCGACCGCGCGGAGCCTCATCCTGCTCGACGAGGTCGGCCGGGGGACGAGTACCTTCGACGGTCTCAGCCTCGCGTGGGCCATCGTGGAGCACCTCCACGAGACTTCCGCCGTCGCCGCGCGGACGCTCTTCGCGACGCACTACCACGAACTCGACGCGCTCTCGGAGCGGCTGGCCCGCGTCAAGAGTTTCAGCGTCCGCGTCCGCGAACACGAGGGACGCGTGGTCTTCCTGCGAACGCTCGTGCCGGGGGGGGCGGACCACAGCTACGGCATCGAGGTCGCCCGCATGGCGGGCCTGCCGCCGTCGGTCGTGGCGCGCGCCAAGCGGGTCCTTCGGCACCTGGAAGCCCACGATGTCGCTGCCGAGGTGGGTGTCCATGGCGAGCCGGTGGGCGACGGGATGCCCGCCGTCGGGCGCCCGTCCGTCAGCGCGCTCCCTGCCGGAGCGCCGCTGCCCGTCGCGCTGGCCGTGCCGGACCCCATCGCGACGGAGGTGCTCGACCACCTCGACCGACTCGAGCCAGACCGCATGACGCCCATCGAGGCGCTGATGGCGCTGGCGGACCTGAAGAAGACCGCAGGCGGAGAGCGAGGAGTCTAA